The following coding sequences are from one Carassius gibelio isolate Cgi1373 ecotype wild population from Czech Republic chromosome B7, carGib1.2-hapl.c, whole genome shotgun sequence window:
- the LOC127962370 gene encoding histone H3-like — MARTKQTARKSTGGKAPRKQLATKAARKSAPATGGVKKPHRYRPGTVALREIRRYQKSTELLIRKLPFQRLVREIAQDFKTDLRFQSSAVMALQESSEAYLVGLFEDTNLCAIHAKRVTIMPKDIQLARRIRGERA; from the coding sequence ATGGCAAGAACCAAGCAGACCGCTCGTAAATCCACCGGTGGCAAAGCCCCGAGGAAGCAGCTCGCTACTAAAGCCGCCCGGAAGAGCGCCCCAGCCACCGGCGGCGTCAAGAAGCCCCACCGTTACAGGCCCGGGACCGTGGCTCTCCGAGAGATCCGCCGCTATCAGAAGTCCACCGAGCTGCTGATCCGCAAACTGCCTTTCCAGCGTCTGGTGCGAGAGATCGCTCAGGATTTCAAGACGGACCTGCGCTTCCAGAGCTCCGCTGTCATGGCCCTGCAGGAGTCCAGCGAGGCTTATCTGGTCGGTCTGTTCGAGGACACCAACCTGTGCGCCATCCACGCCAAGAGAGTCACCATCATGCCCAAAGACATCCAGCTGGCCCGCCGCATCCGCGGAGAGCGCGCTTAA